From a single Lentisphaera profundi genomic region:
- a CDS encoding SWIB/MDM2 domain-containing protein encodes MSEAKGLNKPVKLKSDLAGLLGATELPRTEITKKLWEYIKANKLQTKTENGKAENGGKFIVADAKLLPVFKNTNSKSKSGKVTNFTALKEGQTINMMQMAAVVGANVE; translated from the coding sequence ATGTCTGAAGCAAAAGGATTGAACAAGCCAGTAAAGTTGAAGAGTGACCTCGCAGGATTATTAGGAGCAACTGAACTTCCTAGAACTGAGATTACTAAAAAACTATGGGAGTATATTAAAGCAAATAAACTTCAGACAAAAACTGAAAATGGCAAAGCTGAAAATGGCGGAAAGTTCATTGTTGCAGATGCGAAATTGCTACCAGTCTTCAAAAACACAAATTCTAAAAGTAAGTCTGGTAAAGTGACTAACTTTACTGCACTGAAAGAAGGTCAGACTATTAACATGATGCAGATGGCTGCTGTTGTAGGAGCCAATGTAGAGTAA
- a CDS encoding alpha/beta hydrolase, translated as MISPKPLLLLAFTSLIFMGSSRAISEEAQSPNREGVSPGAEFTYGFHQLKWRADSNANGLMEVGEVEIKKRAKWQRINEAEFKQVVLRRRAQVYMKNAYVYKETPTRDLELYADFPKDWKASDKRPVMIWFFGGAWNTGTPFAFKPQADYFARRGVVGIRVDYRIRTVDGIKNDGYVSGLDAKTAIRWVRKNAASLGIDPNNIMAGGDSAGGHLAIATQISELNDPIDDLSISSKVSALLLHNPYVVYINPKSWIYQIDFKTLPPVWVAYGLKDKAAYNDDPSTKRTERNGESFVKELGQAGIPLRTYIKADGGHGFCSGSVHLNPSTLDIDDFLQSCGLLPKGKVEGPGKKTAGAWASEHRKNIMQGRATLSQPQTLQYVNKK; from the coding sequence ATGATATCACCAAAGCCATTACTGCTGCTTGCCTTCACTAGCCTGATTTTTATGGGCTCAAGTCGTGCCATATCTGAAGAGGCCCAAAGCCCCAATAGAGAGGGGGTCTCGCCAGGGGCGGAATTTACTTATGGTTTTCATCAATTAAAATGGCGCGCCGATAGCAATGCTAATGGCTTGATGGAAGTCGGTGAAGTTGAAATCAAAAAGAGAGCGAAATGGCAGCGTATTAATGAGGCTGAGTTTAAGCAAGTGGTGTTGCGTCGCCGGGCACAAGTCTACATGAAAAATGCTTATGTGTACAAAGAGACCCCAACGCGAGATTTAGAACTCTATGCAGATTTCCCCAAAGACTGGAAAGCGAGTGATAAGCGCCCGGTCATGATATGGTTTTTTGGTGGAGCCTGGAATACTGGTACGCCTTTTGCTTTTAAACCCCAAGCTGACTATTTTGCGCGTCGCGGTGTGGTGGGCATTCGTGTAGATTATCGAATTCGCACTGTTGATGGCATCAAAAATGATGGTTATGTTTCTGGCTTGGATGCCAAGACGGCCATTCGCTGGGTACGCAAAAATGCGGCTTCTTTAGGCATTGATCCCAATAATATAATGGCCGGCGGTGATTCAGCGGGCGGGCACCTCGCCATAGCGACTCAGATTTCCGAACTCAATGACCCTATAGATGACTTATCAATTTCGAGCAAGGTATCGGCGCTACTACTTCACAACCCCTATGTGGTGTATATCAATCCAAAGAGCTGGATCTACCAAATTGATTTTAAGACTTTGCCACCGGTCTGGGTGGCTTATGGTCTCAAAGATAAGGCCGCTTATAATGATGATCCATCGACTAAGCGAACGGAGCGCAATGGCGAGAGTTTTGTCAAAGAATTAGGCCAAGCGGGAATCCCCTTGCGAACATATATAAAAGCGGATGGCGGACATGGTTTTTGTTCCGGTTCGGTGCATTTAAATCCCAGTACACTGGATATCGATGATTTTCTCCAAAGCTGTGGACTTTTGCCTAAGGGTAAAGTTGAGGGACCAGGGAAGAAGACTGCCGGTGCTTGGGCTTCCGAGCACAGGAAAAATATTATGCAGGGCAGAGCGACACTGAGTCAGCCTCAAACCCTACAGTATGTAAATAAAAAATAA
- a CDS encoding alkaline phosphatase D family protein, protein MKTLTHLSKLLACISLFSCTASQDSNNDIKSEFHNEKAITKIAFGSCSNPKLYKKSKGLSHELFNTVIKKQADVFVFLGDNIYGDTEDMALFKKKYQALEDIESFRNLRDKTQVIATWDDHDFGVNDGGKTYPKRVESQKLFLDFFKDPADSPRRQRPGVYTSYTFGDMGQRCQIIVLDTRYFRDLIPRVKGPKKKGVVGWYEPTKDTSKTLLGEAQWKWLEQELQTPADVRIIASSIQMLSYEKGMENWGNVPHEQKRFFDLLKKYKCNNTIAISGDVHFAELSKKDIGSYPFYDMTSSGITNTSKGWSQAHNSFRVGKASAERNAGMIEIDWTKKSLQLGCFSVDGKPLIQQTIPFKELTFK, encoded by the coding sequence ATGAAGACTCTCACCCATCTCAGTAAATTATTAGCCTGTATAAGCCTCTTCTCATGCACAGCTTCTCAGGATTCTAATAATGATATAAAATCAGAGTTTCACAATGAGAAAGCCATCACAAAAATCGCTTTCGGTTCTTGTAGCAACCCTAAACTTTATAAAAAATCAAAAGGTCTGAGTCATGAGCTTTTTAATACGGTGATAAAAAAGCAAGCTGATGTCTTTGTTTTTCTAGGTGATAACATTTATGGCGACACCGAAGACATGGCTCTTTTTAAGAAAAAGTATCAAGCATTAGAAGATATAGAGAGTTTCCGTAACTTGCGCGACAAGACTCAAGTTATTGCTACTTGGGACGACCATGACTTTGGCGTCAATGATGGTGGCAAGACTTATCCTAAACGCGTAGAATCACAAAAACTCTTCCTCGATTTCTTCAAAGATCCTGCTGACTCACCCAGACGTCAACGCCCTGGTGTCTATACTTCTTATACTTTCGGTGATATGGGCCAGCGTTGTCAAATCATCGTGCTCGATACACGTTATTTTCGCGACCTAATACCTCGCGTAAAAGGCCCAAAGAAAAAGGGTGTAGTTGGTTGGTATGAGCCCACTAAAGACACGAGTAAAACACTCTTGGGTGAAGCTCAATGGAAATGGCTCGAACAAGAACTCCAAACCCCTGCCGATGTGCGTATTATTGCTAGTAGTATTCAAATGCTTTCCTATGAAAAAGGCATGGAGAACTGGGGCAATGTCCCCCACGAGCAAAAAAGATTTTTTGACTTACTCAAAAAATACAAATGTAACAATACCATCGCTATTTCTGGTGACGTTCACTTTGCTGAACTCTCGAAAAAAGATATTGGTAGCTACCCCTTCTACGATATGACTAGTAGTGGCATTACCAACACTAGCAAAGGCTGGTCACAAGCTCATAATTCATTCCGCGTTGGCAAGGCTTCCGCTGAAAGAAATGCAGGCATGATAGAAATTGATTGGACTAAAAAATCTCTTCAACTCGGATGCTTTAGTGTGGATGGCAAGCCCCTCATTCAGCAAACGATCCCATTCAAAGAACTGACTTTCAAATAA
- a CDS encoding mechanosensitive ion channel family protein → MTESSILDWLSKFFGHTPLSGVDSFIIHFIRALFVVGLFVIIGRILPRIVEKHLKTNKQADEVSIKIYIKFISYLLWAIGTTVTVHTLGLDLSSVFTTSGLFAVALGFSLKSTMENYAAGAMLRFEGSIKHGDILDVKGIMVKVKSVGLRDTIVRSKNDKDILIPNALLVENSVGNYTLRDSICRLETSLGVSYDSDLKKVRDVLEKSCVSLDGFISAPKAQILLKEFGSSSVNYAIYMWTDNPWAEPKLTSILNEAIWWGLKDADITIAFPQMDIHFDEKPTANIT, encoded by the coding sequence ATGACTGAGAGTAGTATATTAGATTGGTTAAGTAAATTTTTTGGTCATACGCCTTTATCCGGAGTAGACTCTTTTATAATTCACTTTATTCGAGCCTTATTTGTTGTTGGTTTATTCGTCATTATTGGCCGTATTCTACCTCGTATAGTTGAAAAACACCTTAAAACGAATAAGCAAGCCGATGAAGTATCCATTAAAATATATATAAAATTCATTTCATACCTTTTATGGGCTATTGGAACTACAGTTACAGTACACACTTTAGGGCTTGATTTATCTTCGGTCTTTACTACCAGTGGTCTATTTGCTGTGGCTCTAGGTTTTTCTTTAAAAAGTACTATGGAGAATTATGCCGCTGGCGCAATGCTTCGTTTTGAAGGTTCCATTAAACATGGTGACATTCTTGATGTAAAAGGAATTATGGTAAAAGTTAAAAGTGTTGGCCTTCGAGATACTATAGTACGATCCAAAAACGATAAAGACATACTGATCCCAAATGCTCTTTTAGTCGAGAATTCAGTAGGCAACTATACTCTTAGAGACTCAATTTGTCGCTTAGAGACATCCCTTGGTGTTAGCTATGACTCAGATCTAAAAAAAGTTAGGGACGTTCTTGAAAAATCTTGTGTTTCTTTGGATGGTTTTATTTCAGCCCCAAAAGCTCAAATATTGCTTAAAGAATTCGGCAGTTCTTCAGTCAATTATGCTATTTATATGTGGACTGATAATCCATGGGCAGAGCCCAAACTCACCTCCATTCTAAACGAGGCGATCTGGTGGGGCCTTAAAGATGCCGATATTACGATTGCCTTTCCTCAGATGGACATTCACTTTGATGAAAAGCCAACAGCTAATATTACTTGA